CTACCACCATGCGATGTACTTCATCTGGCCCATCATAAATTCTTGCTGTTCTCGCTTCACGGTAAAATCCTTCAAGAGGCGTATCGCCCGTTACCCCAAGTGCTCCATGAACTTGAATGGCCCTATCAATGACATCATGAAGAACTTTCGCTCCAAAATATTTAATAGCGGAAATTTCTTTTCTCGCTTCATCTCCTTGATCCATCAACCAGGCAGCCTTTAATGTCATTAAACGAAATGCTTCAATTTCTACAGCCGAATCAGCAATAAAATTTTGAATGGATTGATAATCAGCTAATCGGCTTCCACGTGTTTCTCGCTTTAATGAATAACCGATCATTAAATCTAAGCTTCTTTTCGCTATCCCGATCCAACGCATCGCATGGGTTATGCGTCCTGTGCCTAAACGTATTTGAGCAAGTTTAAATCCTTCTCCACGGGCACCTAATAAATTTTCTTTCGGAACTCGACAATTCGTATATCGAACTTCACAATGTCCACCTGTAAAATGATCGCCAATCACTGGGATCTCCCGGACAATTTCAAAGCCAGGATTTTCGTTCTCGACAATAAATAAACTAAACTGTTTATGTGGAGGAGCATCAGGATCCGTCTTTGCCACTACGATGGAGAAGCTTGACCCGAGGGCTCCTGTCGTAAACCATTTATGGGCATTAATCACCCATTCATCTCCATCAAGAACAGCTGTCGCTTGCAAAAGTCTCGGATCAGACCCAGAAACTTCCGGCTCTGTCATCGCAAAGCAGGAGCGAATCTCTCCATTGGCAAGTGGATACAAATATTTGCGCTTCTGTTCCTCCGTACCGGCGTGCCACAATATTTCTCCATTTCCAGCATCCGGAGCCATAGAGCCAAAAATATAAGGTCCGATAGGACTTCTGCCAACTACTTCTGATAACAAGCCTAATGAAACAAGTCCTAATCCTGCTCCCCCTGCTTCTTTTGGCAAGTGGGCTGCCCACAGACCCATATCTTTTACTTTTTGTTGCAGCGGTTTTAAGATTTCTTCAGGTAAACCTCGATGTGGAACCATATGTTTTTCATTTGGATAAACGTATTTTTCCATAAAGGCTGTCGCTTTTTTCACCATTTCCTCTTGTTCAGCTGATGGGCTAAAATGAAACATTTGACCACTCCTTAACGAATATTATTTTTATTAATAATACATGCACGTTTTATGCCAATTTACCGTTATAGGAGTCAATCGCTTCTAAAGAGAAAGTGATGAAAAAAATAATCAGATAATTTATAATATTTTTAAAAAGGAGGGGTCCTTATTAACAACAATGTAAAACAGGCAACTAATATTCAAAAACTGGATCTTGAGCTAAAAAACATGAAAAAGAAAGTAAAGCTATATGAAGAAGCCATGAATGCAAGCTATGATCCAATCTTTATTACGGACAAAAATGGATATGGAATTTTTATGAATGAAGCCTACACACGAGTTACAGGCCTTACAAAGGATCAATTAATCGGGCGTCACATGAAGGACATTTTGAAGGATGGATTAATATCTGATTCCGTGTCCTTAAAGGTTTTAAAGAAAAAACGAAGAGTGACCATCATGCAATATGTCAATGGAAAAGAGCTTTTAGTAACAGGCAATCCGATATTTGATGAAAACAACGAAATTTCTTATGTTGTCACAAACCTTCGCGATATTACTTCTTTAAAAAATTTAGAACAAGAGCTACATAAAACGAAAGCATTAGCTAATAAATATTTACAGGAATTAAAGGTCTATCAAAAGAAAGAACAGGTAATCCATCATGAAGGTGTGATTGCAAATAGCAGCCAAATGCTTAACGTTATTCATTTAGCACAAAAAATCGCCCCCTTTCATTCAACTGTTCTCTTATTGGGGGAATCTGGTGTTGGAAAGGAAGTCATCGCCAATCTCATTCAAAAATTAAGTAATCGGTCGAACAAACCATTTATTAAAGTTAATTGTGCTGCCATTCCAAAAGAACTGCTTGAATCAGAGCTATTCGGTTACGAAAAAGGAGCCTTTACGGGTGCTGATAGCCGTGGTCGGCCTGGATTATTTGAACAGGCACACACTGGAACGATCTTTCTCGATGAAATTGGTGAAATGTCCTTACAGCTTCAAGGCAAACTCCTTAGAGTTTTACAAGAGTTTGAAGTGACTAGAATCGGTGGTCGCCGAACGATTAAAATTGATGTGCGTATTATATCGGCGACAAATAAAGATTTAGAGTCATTAGTCAAAAAAGGGGAGTTTCGCGAGGATCTTTACTATCGATTAAACATCATTCCGATTAAAATACCTCCTTTGCGTGAACGACAAGAAGACATCCCACTACTCGCCCATTATTTTTTAGACAAAGCAAACGAAAAATATCAACTGAATAAACAATTCACAGATGACGCCTTACTTGCTATGAAATCCTATTCTTGGCCAGGAAATGTACGAGAGATGCAAAACTTAATAGAACGGCTCGTCATTACGACAGACACGAATGAAATTCATTCCTCTCATTTTCCTTTCTCGAATAAAGTCAACGGCCATAGCCAAGAAAAATCGATCGAAAAAACAATGAAGGAAGTCATTCATGAAGTCGAAAGGGAAATGATTTTGAAAGCGATTACAAAATATAAAACAACTAGGAAGGCAGCTAAAATTCTCGGTATCAGCCAATCTACATTAGTGAAAAAAATGCAGAGACTAGGCTTATAGCTTTTGATTCCTTTTATCATCAATGATTCGAAAAGGAATCATTTTTTTTGTTTTTTGCCATAAATTCGCCTATTAATTTCATAATTTTTTAAATATTTTGTATTGGCACACAAATTGCATTTTATGATGGTGAATGATTTTCACATGATGAGTAAAGTGAGGTGTCAAAATGGATATTAGTCGATTCCCTTCTTTCAAGCTAGATGGAAAAGTTGCACTTGTAACAGGTGGTAGTAAAGGAATTGGTTTAGCTATGGCGTGTGCTCTCGGCATCCATGGAGCACATGTCGTCATCGCAAGCCGCAAAGCTGATGAACTACAAACTGTTGTAGATGAAATGAAAAATCAAGGTTTGGATTTCTCTTGGGTGCAAGCAGATGTGACAAAAAAAGGACAAGTGCATGATATGATCGACAACATCATCGAATGCCACGGTAAGCTCGACATTTTAGTGAACAATGCTGGGATGAATATCCGAAAACCGCTTATCGAAGTCGAAGAAGATGATTGGGATCAAGTGATAAATACAAATTTAAAAGGAATCTTTTTCGTCGGTCAGGCAGCGGCCAAACAAATGATGAAACAAAAAAACGGAAAAATCATTAATATTTCTTCCATACTTGGCGGGATCGGAATGCCTTCCCAAACGAGCTATGCAGCAAGCAAAGGGGGTATTAATCAATTGACGAAGGTTTGGGCAAGCGAGTTATCCCCTTATAACATCAATGTCAATGCCATTGCCCCTGCTTACATTAAAACACCTATGACAAGTCCATGGCTTCAGGATGAAGAGCGGTACAAACAAATTGTTCAAAATACGATGATGAAACGAATTGGAGAAGTCGAAGATGTAGCAGGACCTGTTGTTTTTCTAGCATCTGACGCATCCAATTATGTAACAGGCCACATTTTGTATGTTGATGGCGGCTGGACGGCTCAATAACAATGGAATTTGTTTGTGAAATGGAGGTATTTCATGTTTATCGAAGGGCATTTATACGGTCGGAAGATGAAAATGTTCGCCGAGAGGCCATCGAATATTTATGAAATGTTCGTCAATTCCACACAAAAATATCCGGAAAAAGAGGCGTTGATAAAAGATGGTATACGCCTAAATTATCGAGACTTAAAAAAACAAGTAGATACCGTAGCTGAAAACTTCCTCCGAAAAAATGTACAAAAAGGAGATCGAATCGCATTACTCCTTGGAAATGAACTAGAATTCGTCTTAACCGCCCTTGCCTGTGCGAAAATTGGCGCTATTTTTGTCCCTTTGAACACAAAGTTAACAGCACGGGAATTAATATTTATGCTGAAAGACTCTGGCGCCAAAATATTAATAACAGATCACAGACTTGTTCAACCATTAGAAGACTGGATTATAAACAATCCTTCTTTACAATTTTGCTATTTAATTGATGATGAAAAGCCAGAGAAAAACATGTATTCATTTAAACATGAGCTTTTAAAAGAAGTAGATAATGGATTTCATGACTATATACCACCGCAAGAAACCGAAGCGCTTTATATTATGTATACATCCGGTACAACTGGACGGCCAAAAGGAGCAGTCGGCAGTCATATTAATGCCATCCATAGCTGTCTAAATTACAAATACGTGTTCAATACAGACCATCATGTGCGCACTTTAATTGCGGTCCCGCTTTTTCATGTAACAGGTCTAATTGGCCAGCTGTTTCATGTCCTTTTAGTCGGAGGAACGACCATCTTAATGGAACGCTATCGAACCGAACCATTTATAAAATTGATTCATGATGAAAGTATTACCTTTTTATTTAATGTTCCGACCATCTATGTCATGATCATGTCACATCCATTATTTCATTCTTACTCTTATGATTTTGTACAAATCGTTGCATATGGAGGAGCTCCGATGTCCAAGGAAACGATTAGCGAATTAAAAATCTATTTTCCAAACGCCACCATGCATAACGCATATGGAGCGACGGAAACAACATCACCCACTACGATTATGCCAAAGCGATACCCAGAAGAAAAAACAAGCTCTGTCGGCTTACCTGTTCCAGTTGCTGAGTTAAAAATCGTCAAGGAGGATGGGACTGAGTGCGGTCCAGCAGAAATTGGAGAACTATATATAAAAGGCCCAATGGTCATAAAAGAATATTGGAATAATCAAAAGGCAAATCTTACTTCTTTTACTGAAGATGGCTACTGGAAATCTGGGGATATCGCCTACATTGATCAAGACGGATTTGTTTATATTATGGATCGCAAAAAAGATGTCATTAATCGAGGAGGTGAGAAAATTTATTCTGTCGAGATTGAAAATATTTTATATGCCCATCCAAAAATTTTGGAGGCGGCAGTTGTTGGCGTAAAAGATACTTTATTTGGTGAAGAGGTCAAAGCGTATGTTGTGAAATTTCCAGGAGAAGAACTAACGGAGGAAGAGGTGATAGATTTCGCTCGAAAACATCTTTCTGAATTTAAAGTACCTAAACAAGTAGAATTTATAACGGAGCTGCCTCGAAATCCTGGAGGAAAAATCTTAAAAAATAAACTGATTGAATTATCTTTGCAACAAAGGGGAAATCATTCGTGAGAGATATTATAGGAAATAAAACAATTCCAAAACGATTAGAAGAGATGACACATATTTATCCGAATAAAACATTTGTCGTTTTTGAAGATCAAAATGAAGCTACTGTTTCATTAACCTATGAAGAGTTTACAGATCAAGTGCGCAGGCTTGCGCAAGCTCTTCAAAATTATGGGATTCAAAAAGGAGATAAAGTGCTTCTTCACTTACCTAATAGTATGGATTTCATGATTTCATGGTTTGCGATCACGTCTATAGGCGGAATTATGGTTCCTACGAACATTCTTTCAACTGCTAATGAAATCGCCTATTTACTTGAACATTCCGAAACAAAATTAGTCATAACCGAAACAGACTATGTTGATAAATTTGCAAGCTTCCAAAAACGATTAAATGGAATTTTTTTATCAAGAAGTTATGAGGATCGTCACGATGGTGTTAGTCTGCAAAAATTGATCGATCAAACAGAACCGCTTAAGACATTCCCAGATCTATCCAGCGACGATGTTGCCGCTATTTTATACACTTCAGGCACAACATCAAAACCAAAAGGAGTATTAGTGACACATGCAAATTATATTTACGCAGGAGAAATCATGTCTAAATCGCTGAGAATGTCTCCTGAAGACCGTGTCTTAATTGTTTTGCCAATCTTTCACGGAAATGGTCAATATTATATGTCCATGCCAGCGTTATCAGTTGGGGCAAGTATTGCGATAACTGAGAGATTTAGTGCATCAAAATATTTTAAGCAAGCGAAACGTTTACAAGCTACGGTAGGTTCCCTATTTGCCGCTCCAATCAAGATGATATTAAAAAAACCGTATGATCCACATGATGCTGAACATTCATTACGATTAATTGTTTTTGCCCAATCCGTTACAATTGAACAATTGCAAGCATT
The sequence above is a segment of the Bacillus alveayuensis genome. Coding sequences within it:
- a CDS encoding alkylation response protein AidB-like acyl-CoA dehydrogenase (product_source=COG1960; cath_funfam=1.10.540.10,1.20.140.10,2.40.110.10; cog=COG1960; pfam=PF00441,PF02770,PF02771; superfamily=47203,56645), with amino-acid sequence MFHFSPSAEQEEMVKKATAFMEKYVYPNEKHMVPHRGLPEEILKPLQQKVKDMGLWAAHLPKEAGGAGLGLVSLGLLSEVVGRSPIGPYIFGSMAPDAGNGEILWHAGTEEQKRKYLYPLANGEIRSCFAMTEPEVSGSDPRLLQATAVLDGDEWVINAHKWFTTGALGSSFSIVVAKTDPDAPPHKQFSLFIVENENPGFEIVREIPVIGDHFTGGHCEVRYTNCRVPKENLLGARGEGFKLAQIRLGTGRITHAMRWIGIAKRSLDLMIGYSLKRETRGSRLADYQSIQNFIADSAVEIEAFRLMTLKAAWLMDQGDEARKEISAIKYFGAKVLHDVIDRAIQVHGALGVTGDTPLEGFYREARTARIYDGPDEVHRMVVARSLIKEYEKNKEGNPCEQTM
- a CDS encoding PAS domain S-box-containing protein (product_source=TIGR00229; cath_funfam=1.10.10.60,1.10.8.60,3.30.450.20,3.40.50.300; cog=COG3829; pfam=PF00158,PF02954,PF13426; smart=SM00091,SM00382; superfamily=46689,52540,55785; tigrfam=TIGR00229), translated to MKKKVKLYEEAMNASYDPIFITDKNGYGIFMNEAYTRVTGLTKDQLIGRHMKDILKDGLISDSVSLKVLKKKRRVTIMQYVNGKELLVTGNPIFDENNEISYVVTNLRDITSLKNLEQELHKTKALANKYLQELKVYQKKEQVIHHEGVIANSSQMLNVIHLAQKIAPFHSTVLLLGESGVGKEVIANLIQKLSNRSNKPFIKVNCAAIPKELLESELFGYEKGAFTGADSRGRPGLFEQAHTGTIFLDEIGEMSLQLQGKLLRVLQEFEVTRIGGRRTIKIDVRIISATNKDLESLVKKGEFREDLYYRLNIIPIKIPPLRERQEDIPLLAHYFLDKANEKYQLNKQFTDDALLAMKSYSWPGNVREMQNLIERLVITTDTNEIHSSHFPFSNKVNGHSQEKSIEKTMKEVIHEVEREMILKAITKYKTTRKAAKILGISQSTLVKKMQRLGL
- a CDS encoding 2-deoxy-D-gluconate 3-dehydrogenase (product_source=KO:K00065; cath_funfam=3.40.50.720; cog=COG1028; ko=KO:K00065; pfam=PF13561; superfamily=51735) is translated as MDISRFPSFKLDGKVALVTGGSKGIGLAMACALGIHGAHVVIASRKADELQTVVDEMKNQGLDFSWVQADVTKKGQVHDMIDNIIECHGKLDILVNNAGMNIRKPLIEVEEDDWDQVINTNLKGIFFVGQAAAKQMMKQKNGKIINISSILGGIGMPSQTSYAASKGGINQLTKVWASELSPYNINVNAIAPAYIKTPMTSPWLQDEERYKQIVQNTMMKRIGEVEDVAGPVVFLASDASNYVTGHILYVDGGWTAQ
- a CDS encoding acyl-CoA synthetase (AMP-forming)/AMP-acid ligase II (product_source=COG0318; cath_funfam=2.30.38.10,3.30.300.30,3.40.50.980; cog=COG0318; pfam=PF00501,PF13193; superfamily=56801), which encodes MFIEGHLYGRKMKMFAERPSNIYEMFVNSTQKYPEKEALIKDGIRLNYRDLKKQVDTVAENFLRKNVQKGDRIALLLGNELEFVLTALACAKIGAIFVPLNTKLTARELIFMLKDSGAKILITDHRLVQPLEDWIINNPSLQFCYLIDDEKPEKNMYSFKHELLKEVDNGFHDYIPPQETEALYIMYTSGTTGRPKGAVGSHINAIHSCLNYKYVFNTDHHVRTLIAVPLFHVTGLIGQLFHVLLVGGTTILMERYRTEPFIKLIHDESITFLFNVPTIYVMIMSHPLFHSYSYDFVQIVAYGGAPMSKETISELKIYFPNATMHNAYGATETTSPTTIMPKRYPEEKTSSVGLPVPVAELKIVKEDGTECGPAEIGELYIKGPMVIKEYWNNQKANLTSFTEDGYWKSGDIAYIDQDGFVYIMDRKKDVINRGGEKIYSVEIENILYAHPKILEAAVVGVKDTLFGEEVKAYVVKFPGEELTEEEVIDFARKHLSEFKVPKQVEFITELPRNPGGKILKNKLIELSLQQRGNHS
- a CDS encoding crotonobetaine/carnitine-CoA ligase (product_source=KO:K02182; cath_funfam=2.30.38.10,3.30.300.30,3.40.50.980; cog=COG0318; ko=KO:K02182; pfam=PF00501,PF13193; superfamily=56801) — protein: MRDIIGNKTIPKRLEEMTHIYPNKTFVVFEDQNEATVSLTYEEFTDQVRRLAQALQNYGIQKGDKVLLHLPNSMDFMISWFAITSIGGIMVPTNILSTANEIAYLLEHSETKLVITETDYVDKFASFQKRLNGIFLSRSYEDRHDGVSLQKLIDQTEPLKTFPDLSSDDVAAILYTSGTTSKPKGVLVTHANYIYAGEIMSKSLRMSPEDRVLIVLPIFHGNGQYYMSMPALSVGASIAITERFSASKYFKQAKRLQATVGSLFAAPIKMILKKPYDPHDAEHSLRLIVFAQSVTIEQLQAFEDRYRVPLRQLYGMTETIGTPLINPLDGNYDNLSIGLPSIGYQVKLVDDNGMEVPDGETGQIVVSGVPGRTIMKGYFQNEEATNKTIIDGWLYTGDLAKKDPTNGYFYFVDRKKDMIKRAGENVAASEVESVIHQHEAVFESAVIGIPDEIRDEAIHAFIVLKNGYDISPQEIIDFCTERLSAFKVPEAVHFIEEFPRTSVGKIQKHQLKNYISIGR